AATGCTGGCCGTCTCCGCGGCGGGATCGAGGCCGAACCAGGCCCTGAAGCTGCTGGAAGCCTTCCAGGAGGTCCAGGGGACCGACTGGTTTGGTGGTTTGGTCACGTCGGCGGTCAGGGTCAGGAATATTCTCCAGAAAACCGAGGGTTCCGATCATATCCTCGATGTGGGCCTTTTCAGCGAAGAGGCAGAAAGGGCACTCTTTGAGGCCATTGAACTGCTCTCTCCCCAGGTGGACAAGGCGGTGAGAGCGTGGGATTGGAACGGCCTGACCCAGATCCTTTCGAAGCTGGAACCCTACATCTCCGCCTTTTTCGACAAGGTGCTGGTGATGGACAACGATGAGCGTATCAGGAACAATAGAATAGCCCTTTTAGAAAAATGCGACGGTTTGTTCAAGACGTCCGGAGACCTGGGACTTTTGAAGTCCTGATGATAGCTGTATTTATCGAATAAGCCGTGGAGGTCTGCCGATGGAGGCTGAGGATAACCGCTGGCCGTTGTCGATTTTCGTGGTCTCCGATTTTACCGGCGAAACGGCGGAGCATGTCGCGAAAGCGGCGTTGAGCCAGTTCGCCACGGATGCCATAACGCTCCAGAGGTTCCGCTACATCAACAACAAGGACAGAGCCCTGGAAGTACTCGAGCATGCCGAGAGTGATAAGGCCATGATCGTATGCACCCTTGTCGACCACGACCTGAGGCGCTGGTTTGTAGGGAAGGCAGACAACCAGGGAACGGACGTGATCGACATCCTTGGGCCGATCCTGGACATGCTAGAGGGACGGCTAGGGCATGCCCCTCTCGAGACGCCCGGTTTGATGAGGAGGATGGACGAGGAATACTTCCGAAGGGTCAAGGCCATTGAATTCGCCATCAAGTGCGATGACGGCAGGTGCGCCGAACACCTCCTGTCGGCCGACGTGGTCATCCTGGGAGTGTCGAGGACGAGCAAAACCCCGCTATGCATGTACCTAGCCCATCGTGGCTTCATGGTGGGCAATGTACCCCTCATACCCGAAACGGAGCCCCCCGGGGAGATCTTCGAGATCTCGCCCGAGAGGATATTCGGCTTGACGGTCCAGCCGGAGAAGCTCGTGGACATCAGGAAGGAAAGACTGCGCCTTCTTGGCCTAGATTCGGAGATCTCCAACTATGCCCAGTGGGAGAGAGTGGAAGAGGAAATCCAGTTTGCCAGGGGCATCATGCGAAAGATAGGTTGTCGTATCCTCAACGTCACAAACAGGGCCATCGAGGAGACAGCCCAGGAAATTCTTGATTTCCTGAGAGCGTGATCAATCCTTAAATGCCGTGGAGGTCGAAAAGCATGACAGGAACCGGGAATGAAAAGAAAAGACATGTTTTTCATTTCACCGAGGGCAGTGCCGAAAAGAAATCGCTTCTGGGCGGCAAGGGGGCCAACCTGGCGGAGATGTTGAAGATCGGCCTCCCCGTTCCCCCTGGCTTTACCATTTCCACCGAAGCTTGCCTCGGTTACCTCAAAAAAGGCGAACACTTCCTGGACGAGATCTGGGATGAGATTCAGGACGCCATGATCGATCTCGAGAAGGAGGCTGGCAAGACCTTTGGTGGGATAGAGAATCCGCTCCTGGTCTCGGTCCGTTCGGGGGCAGCGGTCTCCATGCCGGGCATGATGGATACCATTTTGAACCTTGGTCTCAACGCAGAGTCTGTAAAGGCCCTTATCGCAGAGACGGGTGACGAGAGGTTCGCCCTCGACAGTTATAGAAGATTCATCCAGATGTTTTCCAACGTGGTGCTGGGCCTGGAAGGGGAGGTCTTCGAGAACGTGCTACGCCAAGTTAAAAAGGACCTCGGGGTAAGCTATGATTTCGAGATCAACCCATCCGCTTGGAAAGGCGTTATTTCCAGGTTCCTCAGGATAGTGGAGCAGGAGACAAGCGAACCCTTTCCTGACGATCCGTGGGTCCAGCTCAAGAAGTCCGTCGAGGCGGTCTTCCTCAGTTGGAAGAACCCCAGGGCCATCACCTACAGGAGGATCAACAGAATCCCCGATGACCTGGGAACGGCCGTCAACGTCATGACCATGGTTTTCGGAAACCTTGGAGAGGACTGTGGAACCGGTGTCTGCTTCACCCGGAACCCCTCAACAGGGGAGAAAAAACTCTACGGGGAGTTTCTCGTGAACGCCCAGGGCGAAGACGTCGTGGCTGGCATAAGGACTCCGAACCCCATTGACGAGTTCGGCTCCAGGCTTCCCGGGGCGGACCGTGAACTCCACCGGATCGCGGATTTACTGGAAAAGCACTATAAGGATGTCCAGGACATCGAGTTCACCGTGGAGCGGGGCAAACTTTACATGCTGCAGACAAGGAATGCCAAACGTACCGCTCAGGCCGCAGTGAAAACCGCCGTGGACATGCATGCCGAAGGGCTCATCGATGCGGCCACCGCCGTGTCCAGGGTAACCCCTGACCAGGTTGAGCAGCTTCTTCACAAGCAGATTGACCCCGGGGCCGCCTTCGACGTTGCCGCCAAGGGGCTTCCAGCCTCACCGGGAGCGGCGGTAGGTATAGCCATTTTCGATGCCGATGAAGCCGAGAAGGTGGCCCAGTCGGGGCAGTCCGTTATCCTGGTAAGACCTGAGACTACCCCCGATGATATCCATGGGCTTTATGCCGCCCAGGGAGTACTTACAAGCAGGGGCGGGATGACGAGCCACGCCGCCGTTGTCGCTAGGGGGCTGGGTAAACCCTGTGTTTCCGGCTGCGAATCGGTCGTCATCGACGCCGTGAAGGGCTTCATGACCGTTGGTGGAAAGACCTTGAAGAAGGGCGAGACTCTTACCATCGATGGGTCAAAGGGGCAGGTGATCTTCGGTGAGGTTCCCCTGGTCCAGCCATCCTTCACCGACGATTTCAGAGAACTGCTCGATGCCGCTGATTCGATATCGGTCCTCGAGGTCTGGGCGAACGCCGATACCCCCGACGACGCGCAAAGGGCCAGGTCCTTTGGTGCCAGGGGTATAGGCCTCTGTAGGACGGAACACATGTTCATGGCCTCAGGAAGGCTCCCCGTCATGCACGAGATGATTCTCGCCAGGGACAGGCAGTCCCGGGTGAGGGCGCTTGAGGTCCTCAAGAACATGCAGAAGGAGGACTTCCGGGGGATATTCAGGGCCATGGAAGGACTTCCGGTGACCATCAGGCTGCTCGACCCTCCTCTCCACGAATTCCTTCCCAAGGAGCACGAACTCAGAGACACCATTGCTTCCATCAAGACCGACAGCGAGGCTTCGCCGGAGGACCTGATGCACGCGGAAACGGTTCTGGCCAGGGTCCTGTCGCTCCAGGAGAACAACCCCATGCTCGGGTTCAGGGGCTGCCGGCTGGGGCTCGTCTATCCCGAGATCTACGAGATGCAGATCGCCGCAATAATAGAGGCGGCCGGTGAACTCAAGAAAGAGGGCGTAGATGTCAGACCCGATATAATGATGCCGTTGGTGGGCACGCGGGAAGAGATGAAGAGACTCCTGTCAATGGTAAAAGACATCGCGGGGAGGGTCATTGCGCTGCTTGGAATTGAAGACCTGCACTACCTGGTCGGAACCATGATCGAGGTTCCCAGAGCCGCCCTAGTCGCGGGGGACATCGCCGAATTCGCCGAATTCTTCAGCTTCGGGACCAACGACCTCACCCAGACGACCTTCGGTTATTCCAGGGACGACGCGGAGGGCAAGTTCCTGGCCCAGTACGTCAATGA
This genomic interval from Thermovirga sp. contains the following:
- a CDS encoding kinase/pyrophosphorylase, which produces MEAEDNRWPLSIFVVSDFTGETAEHVAKAALSQFATDAITLQRFRYINNKDRALEVLEHAESDKAMIVCTLVDHDLRRWFVGKADNQGTDVIDILGPILDMLEGRLGHAPLETPGLMRRMDEEYFRRVKAIEFAIKCDDGRCAEHLLSADVVILGVSRTSKTPLCMYLAHRGFMVGNVPLIPETEPPGEIFEISPERIFGLTVQPEKLVDIRKERLRLLGLDSEISNYAQWERVEEEIQFARGIMRKIGCRILNVTNRAIEETAQEILDFLRA
- a CDS encoding pyruvate, phosphate dikinase, which encodes MTGTGNEKKRHVFHFTEGSAEKKSLLGGKGANLAEMLKIGLPVPPGFTISTEACLGYLKKGEHFLDEIWDEIQDAMIDLEKEAGKTFGGIENPLLVSVRSGAAVSMPGMMDTILNLGLNAESVKALIAETGDERFALDSYRRFIQMFSNVVLGLEGEVFENVLRQVKKDLGVSYDFEINPSAWKGVISRFLRIVEQETSEPFPDDPWVQLKKSVEAVFLSWKNPRAITYRRINRIPDDLGTAVNVMTMVFGNLGEDCGTGVCFTRNPSTGEKKLYGEFLVNAQGEDVVAGIRTPNPIDEFGSRLPGADRELHRIADLLEKHYKDVQDIEFTVERGKLYMLQTRNAKRTAQAAVKTAVDMHAEGLIDAATAVSRVTPDQVEQLLHKQIDPGAAFDVAAKGLPASPGAAVGIAIFDADEAEKVAQSGQSVILVRPETTPDDIHGLYAAQGVLTSRGGMTSHAAVVARGLGKPCVSGCESVVIDAVKGFMTVGGKTLKKGETLTIDGSKGQVIFGEVPLVQPSFTDDFRELLDAADSISVLEVWANADTPDDAQRARSFGARGIGLCRTEHMFMASGRLPVMHEMILARDRQSRVRALEVLKNMQKEDFRGIFRAMEGLPVTIRLLDPPLHEFLPKEHELRDTIASIKTDSEASPEDLMHAETVLARVLSLQENNPMLGFRGCRLGLVYPEIYEMQIAAIIEAAGELKKEGVDVRPDIMMPLVGTREEMKRLLSMVKDIAGRVIALLGIEDLHYLVGTMIEVPRAALVAGDIAEFAEFFSFGTNDLTQTTFGYSRDDAEGKFLAQYVN